One window from the genome of Mastacembelus armatus chromosome 18, fMasArm1.2, whole genome shotgun sequence encodes:
- the mrpl52 gene encoding large ribosomal subunit protein mL52, protein MSVFSSTWWSAGGTAGNMAVAVRTLCCSALRGCSRQLSTTCGLQAGEKWRKEHGLAPGGTEYGPLTDLPDWSFADGRPAPPLKGQLRRRQEREVLARRIVMLNSEVDRGIEMWKVKQEEATRMEQHKKSVLLKPKGKLIMNKKKPQLETN, encoded by the exons atgagcgtgtttagctccacCTGGTGGTCAGCGGGGGGAACTGCAGGCAACATGGCGGTCGCCGTCCGGACACTGTGCTGTTCAG CGCTGAGAGGCTGCAGCAGACAGCTCAGCACAACATGTGGACTACAGGCcggagagaaatggagaaaaga ACATGGTCTGGCTCCAGGTGGCACTGAATATGGACCCCTGACAGACCTGCCTGACTGGTCTTTTGCAG ATGGAAGACCTGCACCACCATTGAAGGGCCAGTTGAGAAGAAGGCAAGAGAGAGAAGTTTTAGCA AGACGTATTGTGATGCTGAACTCTGAGGTGGACAGAGGAATagagatgtggaaggtaaaacaAGAAGAGGCCACACGGATGGAGCAGCACAAAAAGTCTGTCTTACTCAAACCTAAGGGGAAGCTAATAATGAATAAGAAAAAACCTCAGTTAGAAACAAATTAG
- the ajuba gene encoding LIM domain-containing protein ajuba: MDRPISKLLEKLKLTDSGSVKFNSSKKKHDSASNSNNSNANTGLSGGGGGGSGLPPAPSSAAASPSRPGQFSLASATTSDACVPVNGRGGGGGGGGGIGVPPSQLLTPPSAASTVGAIPSDGEQPLHPSTLAPLRRRSPQQRASCYLGEGVDSHLRRESGLGPECDPLGAFGSKGSLNQRRYSLELQQLVRRQQLLSQPPPLSVPPPYPAATGYGSAPRSGGGGLAEPGYLSEPERHKRLSLQEALLYKRLSTGSELWESTRPASLSHPPHRPSDVIGGGVGGSFFYPPGPTLSPCSSFSLQESVLVSPRSSFASSTASGGGGGSPMGSRCSSNRTSGISLGYDSRYAASGGLAPSQQSPSIQTGGSMAGYSAMGRAGVTPVEAWTRYLEGGARTGPHDSRHSYPPAVGSPGAACYQGGPEWWDEQQVGVRGKEGCVMGERSRYSDLPGTLYQEELTRLLLRDAALEGEGLLEGLMLKEQSLALPALSKPSTTTLGPSSAGGPVVPQEDPGVRAGRETAENRQEFFGTCVKCGKGVYGADNACQALDSLYHTRCFTCVSCGRTLRNKDFYNVNGSVYCKEDYMFSGFQAAAEKCNVCGHLILEQILQALGNSYHPGCFRCVVCSKALDGVPFTVDQHSNIYCVADYNKTFAPKCAACLQPILPTEGSDEILRVVSMNKDYHFECYHCEECGKQLSDKPGAQCFPLDSHLLCHSCHMSRVCATHNIPPHSAH, translated from the exons ATGGACAGGCCGATAAGCAAGTTGTTAGAGAAGTTAAAGCTAACGGACTCAGGCAGTGTGAAATTCAACAGTTCgaagaaaaaacatgactctgccAGCAACTCTAATAACAGCAACGCCAACACTGGCCTCTCTGGAGGCGGCGGTGGGGGCAGCGGTCTGCCACCAGCTCCCAGCTCGGCAGCTGCCTCACCCTCAAGACCCGGCCAGTTCTCGCTTGCCTCTGCAACCACAAGCGATGCATGTGTTCCTGTGaatgggagaggaggaggaggaggaggaggaggagggatagGAGTGCCTCCTTCTCAGCTCCTCACCCCACCATCAGCTGCTTCCACTGTGGGTGCCATACCTTCAGACGGTGAGCAGCCGCTTCATCCTTCCACCTTGGCCCCACTGAGGCGTCGCTCCCCTCAACAGCGAGCTTCCTGTTACCTGGGTGAAGGTGTGGATTCCCACCTGAGGCGTGAGTCTGGCTTGGGCCCTGAGTGCGACCCTTTGGGGGCGTTTGGATCCAAGGGGTCCCTCAACCAACGGCGCTACTCACTGGAGCTCCAGCAGCTTGTTAGACGACAGCAGCTCCTCTCCCAACCGCCGCCTCTGTCCGTCCCCCCGCCATACCCTGCTGCCACAGGCTATGGGTCAGCACCCAGAAGTGGTGGAGGTGGCCTGGCAGAGCCTGGCTACCTCTCTGAGCCTGAGAGGCACAAACGCCTCTCTCTCCAGGAGGCCCTGCTGTACAAACGCCTGAGCACGGGTAGTGAGCTGTGGGAGAGCACCAGGCCTGCATCCCTCTCTCATCCACCACATCGCCCATCTGATGTGATCGGAGGAGGCGTAGGAGGAAGCTTTTTTTACCCCCCAGGACCAACCCTGAGCCCATGCTCATCATTCAGCCTTCAGGAGTCGGTGCTGGTGAGCCCCAGGTCCAGCTTTGCCTCCAGCACAGCGAGCGGCGGCGGAGGAGGGAGCCCCATGGGGagccgctgcagcagcaacCGGACCAGCGGTATCAGCCTGGGATACGATTCTCGCTACGCTGCTTCTGGAGGTCTTGCTCCATCACAGCAGTCCCCTTCCATACAGACAGGGGGCTCAATGGCGGGTTACAGTGCTATGGGCAGGGCCGGGGTTACCCCTGTAGAGGCCTGGACTCGGTACCTGGAGGGTGGAGCGCGTACAGGACCCCATGATAGTCGCCATTCCTACCCTCCTGCTGTTGGAAGTCCAGGAGCAGCGTGCTACCAGGGAGGCCCGGAGTGGTGGGATGAGCAGCAAGTGGGAGTGAGAGGCAAAGAGGGTTGTGTGATGGGAGAGAGGTCCCGGTACTCAGACCTGCCTGGAACCCTATATCAGGAAGAGCTCACACGACTCCTACTGAGAGATGCAGCCCTGGAAGGTGAGGGGCTCCTGGAGGGCCTGATGCTGAAAGAGCAGTCTCTAGCCCTGCCAGCTCTTTCAAAACCAAGCACGACTACACTGGGGCCCTCTTCGGCTGGGGGGCCGGTCGTACCTCAAGAGGATCCAGGAGTCCGGGCTGGAAGAGAGACCGCAGAGAACCGCCAGGAGTTCTTTG GAACCTGTGTGAAGTGTGGGAAAGGCGTGTACGGGGCGGACAATGCCTGCCAGGCTCTGGACAGTCTCTATCACACCCGCTGCTTCACCTGTGTGTCCTGTG gacGCACCCTGAGAAACAAGGACTTCTACAATGTCAACGGGTCTGTGTACTGTAAAGAGGATTACATG TTTTCAGGATTCCAGGCCGCAGCTGAGAAGTGTAACGTGTGTGGTCACCTTATTCTCGAACAG ATCCTGCAGGCTCTGGGGAACTCGTACCATCCTGGCTGTTTCCGATGCGTGGTGTGCTCCAAGGCTCTGGACGGGGTGCCCTTCACCGTGGACCAACACAGCAACATCTACTGCGTTGCAGACTACAACAA GACTTTTGCTCCCAAGTGTGCTGCCTGTTTACAGCCCATCTTACCTACTGAA GGCAGTGACGAGATCCTCAGGGTCGTGTCTATGAACAAGGACTATCACTTTGAATGCTACCACTGCGAG GAATGTGGCAAGCAGCTCTCCGATAAGCCCGGGGCGCAGTGCTTCCCCCTGGACTCTCACCTCCTCTGCCACTCCTGTCACATGAGCAGAGTGTGCGCCACACACAACATTCCCCCTCACAGCGCACACTGA
- the mmp14a gene encoding matrix metalloproteinase-14a: MLPQLLTLACCFGFTPVTANVLKAEAWLQKYGYLPPGDVRAQAIRSPKSITTAIVAMQRFYGLTVTGSIDANTLEAMSRPRCGVPDKFGPELKTNLRRKRYAVQGLKWDKSEVTFSIENYTPKIGERATFEAIRKAFKVWESVIPLTFREIPYSQIRGQVDKYADIMLFFAEGFHGDSTPFDGEGGFLAHAYFPGHGIGGDTHFDLAEPWTTGNVDQGGNDVFLVAVHELGHALGLEHSNDPSAIMAPFYQWFDTENFQLPYDDRRGIQAIYGAKSGVPPPPPRPTKPSVPDKPDQGPDICEGNFDTIAILRGEKFVFKDNLFWRVRNNKVLSGYPMPIGHFWRGLPSNIDAAYERDDGKFIFFKGDRYWVFSESTMDKDSPKSLKDLGTGLPKDKLDAALFYTPTGQTYFFKGNKYYRFNEKTRTVDSGYPKSISMWRGAPDNIKAAIMSEDGSYTYFYKENKYWKFNNQYMKVESGYPKSVLTDWMGCEGEEPRKGRDEEVIIFKAGPAAVVIPLLLLVLVVVTLGALLFFRKYGTPRRLLYCQRSLLDKV, translated from the exons ATGCTGCCCCAGCTCCTCACCCTGGCCTGCTGCTTTGGTTTCACCCCCGTCACTGCAAATGTACTGAAAGCCGAG GCTTGGCTGCAGAAGTATGGCTACCTGCCGCCAGGTGATGTCAGAGCCCAGGCCATCCGCTCACCGAAGTCCATCACAACAGCGATAGTAGCAATGCAAAGGTTTTATGGTTTGACTGTCACCGGCTCAATAGACGCCAACACATTAGA GGCAATGAGTCGGCCGAGGTGTGGCGTCCCAGACAAGTTTGGCCCAGAGTTGAAAACAAACCTGAGGAGGAAGAGATACGCTGTGCAAGGACTGAAGTGGGACAAATCTGAGGTGACCTTCAG CATAGAGAACTACACCCCTAAAATTGGGGAGCGTGCCACTTTTGAAGCAATCCGAAAGGCCTTCAAAGTGTGGGAGAGCGTGATCCCGCTCACCTTCCGAGAGATCCCCTACAGCCAAATCAGAGGCCAGGTCGACAAGTATGCCGACATCATGCTTTTCTTCGCAGAGGGCTTCCATGGTGACAGCACACCATTCGATGGCGAGGGTGGCTTCCTGGCTCATGCTTACTTTCCTGGTCACGGCATCGGAGGAGACACGCACTTTGACCTCGCTGAGCCCTGGACCACCGGGAACGTCGACCAAGGAG GTAATGATGTTTTCCTGGTTGCGGTCCATGAGTTGGGCCATGCTCTGGGTCTGGAGCACTCCAACGACCCCTCTGCCATCATGGCCCCCTTCTACCAGTGGTTTGACACTGAAAACTTTCAGCTCCCCTACGACGACCGCAGAGGCATCCAGGCAATTTATG GAGCCAAGTCTGGGgtgcctcctcctccccctcgcCCCACAAAGCCGTCCGTCCCCGACAAGCCAGATCAGGGCCCAGACATCTGTGAAGGAAACTTTGACACCATTGCTATCCTCAGAGGGGAAAAGTTTGTATTTAAG gacAACTTGTTCTGGCGTGTGCGTAACAACAAGGTGCTGTCAGGTTACCCGATGCCCATTGGTCACTTTTGGAGGGGCCTTCCTTCAAACATCGATGCTGCCTATGAGAGGGATGATGGGAAATTTATCTTCTTTAAGG GTGACAGGTACTGGGTTTTCAGTGAGTCCACTATGGACAAGGACTCCCCCAAGAGCCTGAAAGACCTGGGCACTGGCCTCCCCAAGGACAAGCTTGATGCTGCTCTTTTCTACACACCAACAGGACAGACGTACTTCTTCAAAGGCAACAA ATACTACCGGTTTAACGAGAAGACTCGCACGGTGGACAGCGGTTATCCAAAATCCATCAGCATGTGGAGAGGTGCCCCGGACAACATCAAAGCTGCCATCATGAGTGAAGACGGAT CTTACACTTATTtctacaaagaaaacaagtaCTGGAAGTTCAACAACCAGTACATGAAGGTGGAGTCCGGCTACCCCAAATCTGTGCTCACTGACTGGATGGGCTGCGAAGGCGAGGAGCCCAGGAAGGGTCGGGACGAGGAGGTGATCATCTTTAAGGCGGGGCCGGCAGCCGTGGTGATTCCTCTACTCctgctggtgctggtggtggtcACTCTGGGAGCACTTTTGTTCTTCAGAAAGTACGGCACACCTCGACGCCTCCTCTACTGCCAGAGATCCCTCCTGGACAAGGTGTAG